Proteins co-encoded in one Papaver somniferum cultivar HN1 chromosome 5, ASM357369v1, whole genome shotgun sequence genomic window:
- the LOC113280266 gene encoding formin-like protein 3, with translation MSSMRNKGGKKASLAFLFTTSALLIVILSLCFPSLANAYRPPKSPSPGIYKPKSPPPPPPKKPTYVPITPPTPGKPQKPRSPPPSYYLEDSAPSTVLPNLGKISPGVSKLAPPKKPPPKKKPPTDSQDYVPSTVLPNLGKKIPAVPKPLPPPRKKPPTISQDSVPSTILPNFGKKSPAVPKPLPPPRKKPPTLSQDSVPSTILSNLGKISPTVPKPLPPPRKKPPTLSQDSVPVDTKIWIATWT, from the coding sequence ATGAGTAGTATGAGAAACAAAGGTGGGAAGAAAGCCTCACTGGCTTTTTTATTTACTACTAGTGCTCTTCTAATAGTGATACTTTCTTTATGTTTTCCATCTCTGGCAAATGCATATAGGCCTCCAAAGTCACCGAGCCCTGGAATATACAAGCCTAAAtcccctccaccaccaccaccaaagaaGCCAACTTATGTGCCTATTACACCACCTACCCCGGGGAAGCCGCAAAAGCCAAGATCTCCACCGCCATCGTATTACCTAGAAGACTCTGCGCCATCAACGGTACTGCCTAACCTTGGGAAGATAAGTCCAGGAGTATCAAAGCTAGCACCACCAAAGAAACCTCCACCAAAGAAGAAACCTCCAACAGATAGCCAAGATTATGTGCCATCAACAGTACTACCAAATCTTGGGAAGAAAATTCCAGCAGTACCAAAGCCATTACCACCACCAAGAAAGAAACCTCCAACAATAAGCCAAGACTCTGTGCCATCAACTATATTACCTAACTTTGGGAAGAAAAGTCCAGCAGTTCcaaaaccattaccaccaccaagaAAGAAACCTCCAACACTTAGCCAAGACTCTGTTCCATCAACAATTCTATCTAATCTTGGGAAGATAAGTCCAACAGTACCAAAGCCATTACCACCACCAAGGAAGAAACCTCCAACACTTAGCCAAGACTCTGTGCCTGTAGATACCAAAATATGGATCGCCACGTGGACATAG
- the LOC113280267 gene encoding vegetative cell wall protein gp1-like, which yields MSSSVRNKGGKKASLAFLFTTAALLVVIVSLSFPFFANAYQPPTDSQDSVPSTVLPNLGKKSPAVPKPLPPPKKKPPTDSQDSVPSTILPNLGKKSPAVPKPLPPPKKKPPTHSQDSAPSTILPNLGKISPAVRKPLPPPRKKPPPKKSPPLS from the coding sequence ATGAGTAGTAGTGTGAGAAACAAAGGTGGGAAGAAAGCCTCGTTGGCTTTCTTATTTACTACTGCTGCTCTTCTAGTAGTAATAGTTTCTTTAAGCTTTCCATTCTTCGCTAATGCATATCAGCCTCCAACAGATAGCCAAGATTCTGTGCCATCAACGGTACTACCAAACCTTGGGAAGAAAAGTCCTGCGGTACCAAAGCCATTACCACCACCAAAGAAGAAACCTCCAACAGATAGCCAAGATTCTGTGCCATCAACAATTCTACCTAACTTGGGGAAGAAAAGTCCAGCAGTACCAAAGCCATTACCACCACCAAAGAAGAAACCTCCAACACACAGCCAAGACTCTGCGCCATCAACAATTCTACCTAATCTGGGGAAGATAAGTCCAGCAGTACGAAAGCCATTACCACCCCCAAGGAAGAAACCGCCACCAAAGAAATCTCCACCACTTTCCTAA
- the LOC113280268 gene encoding uncharacterized protein LOC113280268 gives MYILVYVDDLVIVCNNKAAICEFQAYLSRCFHMKDLGKLKYFLGIEVAQSSKGIFICQRKYALDILTETGLLGSKPASIPMKENHQLALASDTPMIDPARYRRLVGRLIYLNLTRPDLCYSVHILSQFMQHPTQSQWDAALRVVRYLKSSPGQGILLRTDSNLVLDAYCDADWASCPLSRRSLTTHFIFLGGSPISWKTKKQTTVSRSSAEAEYRALASTTCEIIWLKGLLRSFGIGHPKPVSLHCDSQAALHIANNPVFHERTKHIEIDCHFVRDEILRGTIVPSYIHTTSQLADILTKAMRRRQFQTLLLKLGISTFHAPT, from the coding sequence ATGTATATTCTcgtatatgtggatgatcttgTTATTGTTTGCAATAACAAAGCTGCCATTTGTGAATTTCAAGCATATCTCAGCAGATGTTTTCATATGAAggatttgggaaaattaaaatatttccTTGGTATTGAGGTAGCTCAAAGTTCCAAAGGAATTTTTATTTGCCAACGTAAATATGCTCTAGACATTTTGACAGAAACTGGTCTTCTTGGATCTAAACCAGCTAGTATTCCAATGAAGGAGAACCATCAGCTAGCTCTTGCATCAGACACACCCATGATTGATCCTGCTCGTTATAGACGGTTGGTGGGGCGACTGATTTATCTAAATCTTACACGGCCGGATCTGTGTTACTCTGTTCATATTTTGTCTCAGTTTATGCAACATCCAACTCAATCTCAGTGGGATGCTGCACTTCGAGTTGTGCGTTATTTGAAATCTAGTCCTGGACAAGGTATTTTACTTCGGACTGATTCCAACTTAGTTCTTGACGCTTAttgtgatgcagattgggctagTTGTCCACTTAGTCGTCGTTCGCTTACGACACACTTTATCTTTCTCGGGGGTTCTCCTATATCTTGGAAAACGAAGAAACAAACCACAGTTTCTCGCTcctcagctgaagcagaatatcgtgcttTGGCTTCAACAACTTGTGAGATTATATGGTTAAAAGGATTGCTCCGCAGCTTTGGTATAGGACATCCGAAACCAGTTTCGCTTCACTGTGATAGTCAAGCTGCGTTGCATATTGCTAATAATCCGGTCTTTCATGAGCGTACGAAACATATCGAGATTGATTGTCACTTTGTGCGTGATGAAATACTTCGAGGTACTATCGTTCCATCTTATATCCATACTACTTCTCAGCTAGCTGATATTTTGACTAAAGCTATGAGACGCCGGCAGTTTCAAACTCTTCTTCTCAAGTTGGGCATTTCGACTtttcatgctccaacttga